Part of the Zea mays cultivar B73 chromosome 4, Zm-B73-REFERENCE-NAM-5.0, whole genome shotgun sequence genome is shown below.
GCATGACACCAAAAAATGCTCCGAAGCACATTTGTTTTTTGTTCAAAATCCACATCCCAGTAAAAGTATTCATTGTGTTCTTTGCACTCCCTGAAAAATTGGAACAGTTTATCCATGTCACCATCCCTCTCCTCCCTTGCTTGCTCAGCTTTCCTATACCATAAAAGAAAAAACAAATGAAGATGCTGTTGTCAATATATCGCACAAAGATATGATGTCAGTTTTTTTATGACCTACTTGTTATGGACATCTTTCTCTGTGAACGGCCAGTTTTGACGGCCTCCAAATAATTCTGACATTACATTCATTGCTGCCTGTGTTGGCACACCACTCTTTGACATGATTGCAAACAGGTCATCCAACGCTGCCTCCCTCTGCTTATGAGAATGCATATATCTCACCATCCTTGGTGAGGGTTCAAGTTTGTGATTGTGTGCTTCCTGAACATGATGAAAATACCAAATATTGCGCTTCTTGTCCTCCTTCACCTTCACATAAGCAGGGCAACCAATTCTCATCGATGTCTTATTTGTCATAGGCTCCTCATTCTCTTGACCTGGCTTCAGAAACCCCTCACGGTTGCAAACCCAGTGTCTGGTTTCTTTACTAGTCCTTTTTGTCCTGACACTAAAACCAGCCAATTTTGCATAGTCAAGGTAAAAGAGGTAGGCTTCTTCTTTTGTATCAAATGTTTGCTGCACCCTGGGGACAAACACATCAAGTATGTTTGCATCCTGCAGGACAACACGCAATCATGAGttttgcaattagaggatacacatagttgcaatcaacaagcaacaaacgttgcaactcgagcacaaacacaccatgcaactgtaatcagtgagtaaaaacagagactcaagtttgcaattagagtatatacctagttgcaatcaacaagcaacaaactttgcaactggagcacaaacacaccatgcaactgtaatcaatgagtaaaaacagagactcaagtttgcaattagagtatacacctagttgcaatcaacaagcaacaaacgttgcaactggagcacaaacacaccatgcaactgtaatcaatgagtaaaaacagagactcaagtttgcaattagagtatacacctagttgcaatcaacaagcaaacaacgttgcaactggaacacaaacacaccatgcaactgtaatcaatgagtaaaaacagagactcaagtttgcaattagagtatacagctagttgcaatcaacaagcaacaaacgttgcaactggaacacaaacacaccatgcaattgtaatcaatgagtaaaaatagagactcaagtttgcaacaAACGATGCAACAGAAAATCAACAAACCACGCACGGTGGAGCAACAATTTTTGATTGTTTTTTTTCTTACCGGATGGAACAGCTGGGCTGCATCCGGAGTGATCAGCGATCCAGGTGGAATTGAAGGCGGTGGCGTCAGCAACGTTTTGTGATGCAAGGGATCACCTGATCCGCCGCGTACACCCGCTCCCGTTGTCGCAATCGGAGACGGCAATATCGGATC
Proteins encoded:
- the LOC103655764 gene encoding protein FAR1-RELATED SEQUENCE 11-like; this encodes MSLEDDLKTTGSANVSETTRSEVISVEDANILDVFVPRVQQTFDTKEEAYLFYLDYAKLAGFSVRTKRTSKETRHWVCNREGFLKPGQENEEPMTNKTSMRIGCPAYVKVKEDKKRNIWYFHHVQEAHNHKLEPSPRMVRYMHSHKQREAALDDLFAIMSKSGVPTQAAMNVMSELFGGRQNWPFTEKDVHNKKAEQAREERDGDMDKLFQFFRECKEHNEYFYWDVDFEQKTNQ